In a genomic window of Xenopus laevis strain J_2021 chromosome 5S, Xenopus_laevis_v10.1, whole genome shotgun sequence:
- the nppc.S gene encoding natriuretic peptide C S homeolog (The RefSeq protein has 1 substitution compared to this genomic sequence), which yields MATKWNRDHLRAVSRPKSLRALLGDELSEYLASGERGDRNIDPKLRARLMRDIRADTRSRAAWARLLNEHPNTRKQKGINKKALSKGCFGLKLDRIGVVSGLGC from the exons ATGGCAACTAAGTGGAACCGGGACCATTTAAGAGCTGTTTCGAGGCCAAAG TCGCTACGAGCTTTGCTTGGGGACGAGCTGGCTGAATATTTGGCCTCTGGAGAGAGAGGGGATAGGAATATCGACCCCAAATTACGTGCCAGACTTATGCGTGACATCAGAGCCGACACCAGGTCACGGGCAGCTTGGGCGAGGTTACTCAACGAACACCCAAATACCCGCAAGCAAAAGGGCATCAACAAGAAAGCGCTCTCTAAGGGCTGCTTTGGACTCAAATTGGACCGCATTGGTGTCGTCAGTGGCCTGGGCTGCTAA